Proteins from one Megalops cyprinoides isolate fMegCyp1 chromosome 11, fMegCyp1.pri, whole genome shotgun sequence genomic window:
- the si:ch1073-416j23.1 gene encoding rac GTPase-activating protein 1, with product MWEKATVPSAGQSCDTTTSLCALSAMVEAFVRELLSVCLQRIALDEEMCSELELIQIVRNYEATRRRWLQAELELKKHKELLVKSEVARTALEVKLKHARNQVDIEIKKRYKAEADYQYLEHQMQLICDILANDTKSSACLNDEQRSMLATFNHRGANITLHKSKRLSVIDESSFLSHSDISYDRTDDDLDLDTTVVKPLRSRAREKRRSSLGPSVGPPVQKRGRVSGRSGDLLGVRQVEKEIETTVVKASVTTPESGGQIHMVIDITQETPEKLPKSLRGEHIAPVTAEQTSIWAPADETRGESAVVTEMEVTAANPKLRPVFTPTLDKALQHVFLSKTVIRPEICIPCGKRIRFGKMAAKCRDCRLVAHPECKHLSTQSCNPSATVPTCSPSEDTLESFAPSTQPRIPLLIVQCVNEIEKRGLEEKGIYRVPGGERMVKELREQYILKKTPLTLGKEEIHVICGLLKDFLRRLKEPLVTFKLHRTFMEACEIPDDGSSSAVMYQAIEELPQPNRDTLAFLMLHLQKVMQSPQCKMDLNNLARVFGPTIVGHGMPEPSPMTIMKDTNTQPKVVARMLSFPSEYWKRLIMVERDQVISSVVDAKINNESNTVDRDRLFKPLTSPELSKYPKTQPSGSLRGRMKTLGTAFNTTAKAKTDPSKKKFFTSPK from the exons CGCAATGGTGGAAGCGTTTGTTCGAGAGCTTCTGAGCGTGTGTCTCCAGAGGATTGCTTTAGATGAAGAAATGTGCTCAGAACTCG AGTTGATTCAGATTGTGAGGAACTATGAAGCCACCAGGAGGCGCTGGCTACaggcggagctggagctgaagaaGCACAAGGAGCTCCTGGTGAAGTCGGAGGTGGCGCGGACCGCGCTTGAGGTGAAATTAAAACACGCCCGGAACCAGGTCGACATCGAGATCAAGAAACGCTACAAGGCCGAGGCGGACTATCAGTATTTG GAGCACCAGATGCAGCTGATATGTGACATATTGGCGAACGATACTAAGTCGAGTGCTTGCCTGAACGATGAACAGAGATCGATGCTGGCCACCTTCAATCACAGAGGCGCCAACATAACTCTGCACAAAAGTAAAAG GTTGTCTGTTATTGATGAGTCTTCGTTCCTGTCTCACTCCGATATCAGTTACGACAGAACTGATGATGACCTG GACCTGGACACGACTGTGGTCAAACCTCTGAGGTCACGAGCCAGGGAGAAAAGG CGCTCTTCCTTGGGGCCCAGTGTTGGCCCACCTGTCCAAAAAAGGGGGAGGGTCAGCGGGCGCTCGGGAGACCTGTTGGGGGTGAGACAGGTGGAGAAG GAAATCGAAACCACTGTTGTGAAAGCCTCCGTAACAACTCCTGAGAGCGGAGGCCAGATTCACATGGTCATCGATATCACCCAAGAAACCCCTGAGAAACTGCCCAAGTCTCTCCGGGGTGAACACATCGCCCCTGTCACTGCAG AGCAAACGTCAATTTGGGCTCCAGCTGATGAAACCAGGGGCGAGTCTGCAGTCGTTACAGAGATGGAGGTGACCGCGGCAAACCCAAAACTTCGCCCGGTGTTCACTCCCACCCTGGACAAGGCCTTGCAGCATGTCTTCCTGTCGAAAACG GTGATCCGGCCTGAAATTTGCATTCCGTGCGGAAAGAGGATCCGGTTTGGCAAGATGGCAGCAAAGTGTCGGGACTGCCGTTTGGTGGCCCATCCAGAGTGCAAACACCTGTCCACTCAGTCCTGCAACCCCAGTGCCACTGTTCCCACCTGCAGCCCCTCAGAG GACACTTTGGAGAGTTTTGCTCCCTCCACTCAACCACGGATCCCTCTTTTGATTGTACAGTGCGTTAATGAAATTGAGAAGAGAGGACTAGAAGAA AAAGGCATTTACAGGGTGCCTGGAGGGGAGCGAATGGTGAAGGAACTTAGGGAGCAGTACATCCTCAAGAAAACGCCACTGACGCTTGGTAAAGAGGAGATCCATGTCATCTGCGGTCTCCTGAAAGACTTCTTGAGAAGACTCAAAGAGCCTCTTGTCACCTTCAAGCTGCACAGAACCTTCATGGAGGCCTGTG AAATCCCAGATGATGGGAGCAGCTCAGCAGTGATGTACCAGGCCATTGAAGAGCTGCCACAGCCCAACAGGGACACACTGGCGTTCCTAATGCTGCACCTGCAGAA AGTGATGCAGAGTCCGCAGTGCAAAATGGATCTGAACAATTTAGCCCGAGTGTTTGGACCCACCATCGTCGGACACGGCATGCCCGAACCCTCACCCATGACTATCATGAAGGACACGAACACCCAGCCCAAA GTGGTTGCCCGAATGCTGTCCTTCCCTTCGGAGTACTGGAAACGTCTCATCATGGTGGAGAGGGATCAGGTCATCTCGTCTGTGGTTGATGCCAAGATCAATAACGAAAGCAACACCGTCGACCGAG ATCGCCTGTTCAAGCCACTGACCTCCCCCGAGTTGAGTAAATACCCCAAAACCCAGCCCAGTGGCTCCCTTAGGGGCAGAATGAAAACCCTGGGCACTGCCTTCAACACCAC agCAAAGGCCAAGACGGACCCAAGCAAGAAAAAGTTCTTTACATCGCCAAAATGA
- the LOC118786256 gene encoding probable hydrolase PNKD has translation MARTERPLFRIAYTLYTKTKLGYIYYMRQVRKARARFPSGHSKAHPMEMNGIKIIPIPVLSDNYSYVVIDKASHLAVVVDPGDQQTIQTCLQEEGVTLEAVLCTHKHWDHSGGNKGLKRLHSSCRVYGNAMDNIPGLTHPLSDRDSIDVGRLHFRAFFTPGHTVGHVTYLLDMQAVGGPCSLFSGDLVFLSGCGRMFEGSASTMLSSLDMVGSLSDETLLWPGHEYAEDNLMFAAVVEPNNAARENKFQWVLQQRSQNLCTSPSSIREEKQYNPFLRSHSPELHQALGLQQELDEDWTHFRARVLEELRRRKDVYKGR, from the exons atggcacGGACGGAGAGACCACTCTTTCGAATCGC GTACACGCTGTACACAAAGACCAAACTTGGATACATTTACTACATGAGACAGGTGAGAAAAGCTCGCGCTCGATTCCCCTCTGGCCATTCAAAGGCACACCCCATGGAAATGAACG GTATTAAAATAATACCTATTCCAGTACTGTCGGACAACTACAGCTACGTGGTAATTGACAAAGCATCACATTTGGCAGTAGTCGTGGACCCCGGTGACCAACAAACAATACAG aCCTGCCTACAAGAAGAAGGAGTGACGTTAGAAGCAGTCCTCTGTACCCACAAACACTG GGACCACAGTGGAGGAAATAAGGGCCTCAAAAGACTCCACAGTTCTTGCCGAGTGTATGGGAACGCCATGGACAACATTCCAGGCCTTACACA cCCTCTCTCGGACAGAGACTCCATAGACGTGGGCCGTCTACACTTCAGGGCTTTTTTCACCCCAGGGCACACCGTAGGTCACGTGACCTACCTCCTGGACATGCAGGCCGTCGGGGGCCCCTGCAGCCTCTTCTCAGGGGACCTGGTGTTCCTGTCTGGGTGCG GCAGAATGTTTGAAGGCAGTGCCTCCACAATGCTGTCATCACTGGATATGGTGGGTTCTTTGAGTGATGAGACCCTTCTATGGCCTG GTCACGAATATGCAGAGGATAACCTGATGTTTGCCGCCGTGGTGGAGCCCAACAACGCTGCCagagaaaacaaatttcagTGGGTCCTACAGCAGAGGAGCCAGAATTTGTGTACG AGCCCGTCCAGCATTCGGGAGGAGAAGCAGTACAACCCCTTCCTGCGCAGTCACTCGCCGGAGCTGCACCAGGCCCTGGGCCTCCAGCAGGAGCTGGACGAGGACTGGACCCACTTCCGGGCCCGCGTCCTGGAGGAACTGCGGAGGCGCAAGGATGTCTACAAGGGCAGATAA